One window from the genome of Pseudomonadota bacterium encodes:
- a CDS encoding superoxide dismutase family protein — MKRAIICVLVLLAAVTAAARAADPVRAVAVLHPTKDSHVAGTVWFIQENGKVHVVADITGLTPGAHGFHVHEFGDATSDDASAAGGHYNPHKMHHAGPTAPNRHAGDLGNLVADAEGKAHLDVADAGLSLEGADSVIGRAVIVHASADDLTSQPAGNAGRRVACGVIGVAGPVKH; from the coding sequence ATGAAGAGAGCGATCATCTGCGTGCTCGTCCTTCTTGCCGCGGTCACGGCCGCAGCCCGCGCCGCTGATCCGGTGAGAGCCGTGGCGGTGCTGCACCCCACCAAGGACAGCCATGTCGCGGGCACGGTCTGGTTCATCCAGGAGAACGGGAAGGTCCACGTGGTGGCTGACATCACGGGGCTCACGCCTGGGGCGCACGGCTTTCACGTCCACGAGTTCGGTGACGCCACGTCTGATGATGCGTCTGCGGCCGGCGGACACTACAACCCCCACAAGATGCACCACGCTGGCCCCACCGCTCCGAACCGGCACGCGGGTGACCTGGGCAACCTGGTTGCCGACGCAGAGGGCAAGGCGCACCTCGATGTGGCCGACGCGGGTCTGAGCCTCGAGGGGGCAGACAGCGTCATCGGACGCGCGGTCATCGTGCACGCCAGCGCCGACGACCTGACGTCGCAACCGGCGGGCAACGCCGGACGTCGTGTGGCCTGCGGGGTCATCGGCGTCGCGGGGCCCGTGAAGCACTGA